One Scophthalmus maximus strain ysfricsl-2021 chromosome 1, ASM2237912v1, whole genome shotgun sequence genomic region harbors:
- the clec3ba gene encoding tetranectin produces MEARGVRLMFCLLLLAHCTLQQSSSKKRNGKKDSANSAAIEELKKQINDIVQELNLLKEHQALQTVCLRGTKILGKCFLADPVKKTFHAASDDCIAKGGSLGTPLTGDENDQLYSYVRQSIGPEAHIWLGVNDMVTDGQWVDQSGSGVRFKNWETEVTLQPDGGRGQNCAILSTTANGKWFDESCRAEKASVCEFNIV; encoded by the exons ATGGAGGCCAGAGGGGTTCGCCTGAtgttctgcctcctgctgctggcacACTGCACGCTCCAGCAGAGCagctccaagaaaagaaatggcaaGAAAG ACTCTGCAAACAGCGCAGCAATCGAGGAGCTGAAGAAACAGATCAACGACATTGTTCAGGAGCTGAATTTGTTGAAAGAGCACCAGGCTTTGCAAACAG TTTGTCTGAGAGGCACAAAGATCCTCGGCAAGTGTTTCCTGGCCGACCCGGTGAAGAAGACTTTCCACGCAGCCAGCGACGACTGCATTGCCAAAGGAGGCAGCCTGGGCACACCTCTGACGGGGGACGAGAACGACCAGCTGTACAGCTACGTCCGCCAGAGCATCGGCCCCGAGGCGCACATCTGGCTGGGCGTCAACGACATGGTGACCGACGGCCAGTGGGTCGACCAATCCGGGTCCGGCGTGCGCTTCAAGAACTGGGAGACCGAGGTCACCCTGCAGCCGGACGGGGGGCGCGGGCAGAACTGTGCCATCCTCTCCACCACGGCCAACGGCAAGTGGTTCGATGAGAGCTGCAGAGCCGAGAAGGCCTCGGTGTGTGAGTTCAACATCGTCTGA